In the genome of Plasmodium gaboni strain SY75 chromosome 2, whole genome shotgun sequence, the window TAATCCATATTTACATGTAtagtttttattttaaaaaaaaaattgtatattttaattttttttttcaaaataacattttttaaagcctttttctttttctttatatatatatatatatatatatattaaaaattaactttaaaaagaaaaaaaaaaaaacctccataatataattttttataaaacaaatatatacaaataaataaataaataaatatatatatatatatatatatatatatgtttgtaCATAGATTCTTTAACTTTTTTAAAGAAActgttttttctttttttattccaAAATTATTGTTGCACCTAGTTGTTCAAAactttttttcatttcttcGGCTTTTTCGGAAGGTAcatctaaaaaaaaaaaaataataaataataaattgtatatatatatatataaatacatatgtaaaatgtaaatatttgGACGTACTCTTTTGTATGTAGAAGGGAGCACTTTCTACCATATCCTTTGCTTCCTTTAATCCTACGTTAGtaatttttctaatttctttaatcgtattaattttattttttacgTCAAATTTTTCTAGTTTTACATTGAATGTACTTTTggtattttttttgtcttcatttttttttttttctgatttttcttctttacTATCAAGTGTAGAATCTGTAGTACATGCAGTATGATCATTTACAACATTAGGATTTAAATTCATCGCATTTTGTGCAGTAGGTGGTGGGAACATATTTTGATTAGCACCAAAAAAATTAGATGGATGAGGAAAAGGATTtctattaataaaaaaggaattattaaatttttgATTTCCTTCTAATTTTTCTTGACATAAATCACATAAATCAGCTGCTTCTATTAAAgttaaatttaaaatttcaTCTACAAGTTTTAATACTTTTTTAGATggttttctttttttattcacATTTTCATCTGTTGATTCGTCATGttctttattattagaatcttttattttatcaaataCATCAAAAATACTACTActaacatatttttttaagactaaattatttcttattttattataaagaaaatgagTATGtccattttttatatttttattaaaaatattattactgCTGAAATATCTTCTTAGAagtattttatttcttttcatGTTGTATTATACtatattgtattatatttgtatttcttttttaaaacaacaaaaggaatatattataaaacatGTATCATCAaatgtatacatattataaataaataaattaataaatatatatatatatgtatgtataaCAAATTATTCCATCTTTTTatacagaaaaaaaaaaaaatattatatatatatatatatatatataatatactattttatatatatctcATTATTGAgaataaaatgatattatatttcattatctacatttaaattttttcattcCTAAAAAAATGCAAcaccaaaaaaaaaaataaataataatattaagaaaattaagaaaatataaaaaatatataaaaaaaataggaaattttttttttttaaatgtgtattttttttttaatatatatacatatatatatacatttatattaatataatattttatatacttatCTGTTATAAATTCAAGatctatataatatatatatattatatacatatataatatatattttttttttgtgccttttttataaatagGTATTGTATAGCTTATTTTAGCTAGgtttaattataaaaagaaaaaaaaaaaatatatatatataaatataataaaatataatattgtatagtatatattatttattcagtaataatatttatgatatatatatataaataatatattataatattattaatatgaccggtgtaaaattatatataaaaaaaaaaaaatatatatatatatatttatatataatatatatatatatttttatattattatatatatgtacattttttttttttttttttttttttttctttctaAGAAAtctaaaatattttttctatcTTTCTTTCCTTCTgcattttttcttttaaacaaaatatttaaaataataatataaatagaaaaatttaataatagtaataatataaaataatatttaaaaacataaaataaatctaagtttatatttacataaatatatataataatatttattttgtttttNNNNNNNNNNNNNNNNNNNNNNNNNNNNNNNNNNNNNNNNNNNNNNNNNNNNNNNNNNNNNNNNNNNNNNNNNNNNNNNNNNNNNNNNNNNNNNNNNNNNNNNNNNNNNNNNNNNNNNNNNNNNNNNNNNNNNNNNNNNNNNNNNNNNNNNNNNNNNNNNNNNNNNNNNNNNNNNNNNNNNNNNNNNNNNNNNNNNNNNNNNNNNNNNNNNNNNNNNNNNNNNNNNNNNNNNNNNNNNNNNNNNNNNNNNNNNNNNNNNNNNNNNNNNNNNNNNNNNNNNNNNNNNNNNNNNNNNNNNNNTTTTTCttttaaacaaaatatttaaaataataatataaatagaaaaatttaataatagtaataatataaaataatatttaaaaacataaaataaatctaagtttatatttacataaatatatataataatatttattttgtttttgtaaaaaaaaaaaaaaaaaaaaaaaaaaaaaaaatcctaatatatatatatatttatatatatgagaatttttattgtattttaataataaaaataatatataaaagagtttatatatttagttatttttgtattttcaaaatgtaaagttataatattatatataaatatatctatataatatataaatattcatattcaaataatataataataatatatatatatatatatattatattatatatatatatatatacttattatttatttgttttattttaccatattaatatttttatcgTAGTTCAAAATGTAATTTATTtctgaaaaaaaaaaaaaagagaagatttataaaaaaaaagtaataagtgattatctttttttttttttttttttttgttttttttttttgcctaataattttttataatccataagtattatataaaatattataggacttttcttttccatttataaaattttgCCTCTAAGCccataaaaaaaaatatatatatatatatatatacatttatatatttataatatatttatttatttgaattatttttttatttctttttcttatcgtttgaataatatggaAGACCACGATGCTAATGTAGAACaatggaaaataaaaagattaATAAAGAAACTTGAGAATGCCAAAGGGtacaataaatataaacataaaataaaagagaacatactatatatatatatatatatatatatatatatatatatatatatataacattttatttattatttttttttttttttgttgtgTATATTTCACTCTTTATAGAAATGGAACCAGTATGATTAGcttaataattaaaaacaAAGATGAAGTTTCAAGAATTAACAAAATGCTTGCTGATGAACTGGGAACTGCttcaaatataaaaagcAGAGTTAACAGACTTAGTGTTTTGTCTGCTATTACATCAACCCAGCaaagtaaataaaaatgaaagatATAAATTGAATAGATccaaatatatatatatatatatatatatatatatatatatatatatgtagatgttattttatttaaaagaaatgtgtgcaaaatatgtttatttttttctgaACATGTCATAAATTTTgtcctttttttttttttttttcttttttatgCCTGAACAAGTCATGTTATATAGCCAAATTATAACATcgtataatatatatatatatttattttattttattatttttttttagagCTAAAGCTATATAACAAGACACCACCAAAAGGTCTAGTTGTTTATTGTGGAACAGTGATCACTGAAGATGGAAAGGAAAAGAAGATGTCCATTGATTTTGAACCCTTCAGGCCAATAAATACGagtttatatttatgtgaCAATAAGTTTCACGTAGAGGctttaaaagaattattgGAGAGTGATGACAAGTTTGGATTTATAATAGTAGATGGTAATGGTGCATTATTTGGAACAATACAAGGGAACACAAGAGAAGTGATTAGAAGATTTACTGTTGATTTACCAAAAAAGCAT includes:
- a CDS encoding putative mitochondrial ribosomal protein L12 precursor, giving the protein MKRNKILLRRYFSSNNIFNKNIKNGHTHFLYNKIRNNLVLKKYVSSSIFDVFDKIKDSNNKEHDESTDENVNKKRKPSKKVLKLVDEILNLTLIEAADLCDLCQEKLEGNQKFNNSFFINRNPFPHPSNFFGANQNMFPPPTAQNAMNLNPNVVNDHTACTTDSTLDSKEEKSEKKKNEDKKNTKSTFNVKLEKFDVKNKINTIKEIRKITNVGLKEAKDMVESAPFYIQKNVPSEKAEEMKKSFEQLGATIILE